One window of the Salvelinus alpinus chromosome 13, SLU_Salpinus.1, whole genome shotgun sequence genome contains the following:
- the LOC139537493 gene encoding BRCA1-A complex subunit RAP80-like isoform X5 has protein sequence MPPRKKRENRDIDDCPRKRRRAQEEGNVVNSDSDEDEDFRPTSSSSRGESKRDKESRTRSNEMTEEEMLDLAMRLSKQEASSAALRQRQEEEAVRKAIAESLSVSADSPTHPHSESSLGSGSPTQQCQNSPPEGESSIQPPRHKLSYPNHGVADREGARGGGVHVGVAPSDRRGKKEGSPLLDMPDLSQTQKVYSQSSPLSQASISVPLPSSQEEGSSQRNLFGDRSANAIESQDYNNSTKSDSQSQLRIKSPGFPSTTASQANKPVLCLEKLSQDLLVDCQASGFLLKGHPSLTLPTKSQKSQFYQPKSPTFSNTPVFSKTERGVEPGQSSPSFPKRAMFSNSDSGEEEKEASPTVPKSLVFFKTDRGKAEEEGSPTSPKSTMISKSERGLEEKETFSGSPVFSRTDQIRDQGPQSCVERVSTTGDYEGGDRDDAVKSGDASECLPPRPRTTLSLNKRFVPIRKTAGVSDKAVDQEEREGESSQRTVNRISTPVKLATEEDLNSEELTLALETHPMQELTSNMALRWSDDDEEENGPEKSAHSPSPVFPQENDLLQPSNQGLSPNTHDHRSPQHRHSPCLVPKKRTHNFEGAACEEGESQSKCIQKKFTFKGMYGAPSPSLLRQAAGRRSQDEAKAESTSSHQPLASSSPLSPPTDGQGDGGVVCYYWGVPFCPRGQDPDAYTQVILSQLEVYEKSLKEAQRGLLKKAGWGEPVLPGPPEKPFSRRGRLERRRAPKLLEEERGGKRQEELVEVVEDDDDEEEGEKRARQRSRGGVEARGKRGRQEWKDCQDLFVSSPEQEEKSPYPVFHADTSQLILLKRRLGLRREEERLAEKQPPDLLEEREEDEKEEQMDDKEGGEKREEEERMGEEVDVGGLEVPETQLSDDSTRDLMVISPAQPQPESQSLPQIQTFLSSPRPLEQREEGMLVVGEEEGRRSSPVGIPAVGKDVRMEEDIPEPSFPRSPSMDCPMCMRLFPLTEIEMHAAYCDGTTGIMEEEMAEESHSQVSVKARRKGTRRGEIIGEEQPSSSGSGKVVQGEKCFLCQQLFPLKNHEKHVEDCIKNKEVSKAAPRDGQSGDLLSALDQTEHIYSGTAEAEPCDTTFNNQQSGLIDDLDTAESGGRGDFNAPGFRVSTLPIQSFTPVSEATDCLIDF, from the exons ATGCCTCCTCGGAAAAAGCGAGAGAACAGAGACATTGATGATTGTCCCAGGAAACGACGACGAGCTCAGGAAGAGGGCAATGTTGTCAACTCAGACAGCGACGAG GATGAAGACTTCAGAccgacatcatcatcatcaagagGGGAGAGCAAACGGGACAAGGAGAGTAGAACACGATCAAACG AGATGACAGAGGAGGAGATGCTGGACCTGGCCATGAGACTGAGTAAACAGGAGGCCAGCAGCGCGGCTCTCCGGCAACGACAGGAGGAAGAGGCCGTGAGGAAGGCCATCGCTGAAAGCCTCTCCGTAAGT GCAGACAGCCCTACTCATCCCCACTCAGAATCTTCGCTCGGGTCAGGGAGCCCTACCCAACAATGTCAAAATTCTCctccagagggagagagcagcataCAGCCCCCCAGGCATAAACTCTCCTACCCTAACCATGGTGTGGCTGACAGGGAGGGAGCCCGCGGTGGAGGTGTTCATGTAGGGGTGGCTCCCTCAGACAGGAGGGGGAAGAAGGAGGGAAGCCCATTACTAGATATGCCTGACCTGTCTCAGACCCAGAAGGTCTACTCCCAGTCCTCCCCCCTCAGCCAAGCTTCCATCTCAGTGCCTCTCCCATCCTCACAG GAGGAGGGGTCTTCTCAGAGGAACCTTTTCGGAGACCGCTCAGCCAATGCAATAGAATCTCAGGACTACAACAACTCCACAAAGAGTGACTCCCAGTCCCAACTCAGGATCAAGTCCCCTGGTTTCCCTTCCACTACGGCTTCCCAAGCCAACAAACCTGTCCTGTGCCTGGAGAAGCTTAGCCAGGACCTCCTAGTAGACTGTCAGGCCTCTGGGTTCCTACTAAAGGGTCATCCCAGCTTAACACTTCCCACAAAGTCCCAGAAATCTCAATTTTATCAGCCCAAGAGCCCCACATTCTCCAATACCCCTGTGTTTTCCAAAACAGAGAGAGGTGTGGAACCAGGCCAAAGTAGTCCCTCCTTTCCTAAACGCGCCATGTTCTCTAATAGTGATTCAGGAGAGGAAGAAAAAGAGGCCAGTCCCACCGTTCCTAAAAGCCTGGTCTTTTTCAAGACTGATAGAGGAAAGGCAGAAGAAGAAGGGAGTCCAACTTCTCCTAAAAGCACCATGATCTCTAAGAGTGAAAGAGGACTAGAAGAGAAAGAGACCTTCTCCGGAAGTCCAGTCTTTTCCAGAACTGATCAGATAAGGGACCAGGGTCCACAGAGCTGTGTTGAACGTGTCTCTACAACAGGAGACTATGAGGGTGGAGACCGAGATGATGCTGTGAAGAGCGGGGATGCCTCCGAGTGCCTTCCACCACGCCCCAGAACAACCCTGTCCCTGAACAAGAGATTTGTGCCTATAAGGAAGACTGCTGGAGTTTCAGACAAAGCTGTTGACCAAGAGGAACGTGAGGGTGAATCCTCGCAGAGAACTGTAAACAGGATTAGCACGCCTGTAAAGTTGG CTACAGAAGAAGACCTTAATTCAGAGGAACTTACATTGGCTTTGGAGACTCATCCAATGCAGGAGTTAACCAGCAATATGGCGCTACGCTGGTCAGATGATGACGAAGAGGAAAATGGTCCTGAAAAG tcAGCTCACTCGCCCAGCCCAGTCTTCCCACAGGAGAATGACCTCCTTCAGCCAAGCAACCAGGGTCTCTCCCCAAACACCCACGACCACCGTTCCCCCCAACACAGACACAGCCCCTGCCTCGTCCCCAAGAAACGCACTCACAACTTCGAAGGCGCCGCGTGCGAGGAGGGGGAGAGCCAGTCCAAGTGCATCCAGAAGAAGTTCACCTTCAAGGGCATGTATGgagccccctctccctctcttctcagaCAGGCTGCCGGTAGAAGGAGCCAGGATGAGGCCAAAGCCGAAAGCACCTCTTCCCACCAGCCCCTGGCCTCctccagccccctctctccccccacagaCGGCCAGGGTGATGGGGGAGTGGTGTGCTACTATTGGGGTGTGCCTTTCTGTCCACGAGGGCAGGACCCAGACGCCTACACACAG GTGATCCTGTCCCAGCTGGAGGTGTATGAGAAGAGCCTGAAGGAGGCCCAGAGGGGTCTGCTGAAGAAGGCAGGCTGGGGGGAGCCAGTCCTCCCTGGGCCCCCAGAGAAACCCTTCTCCAGGAGGGGACGCCTCGAGAGACGCAGGGCCCCAAAACtcctggaagaggagagaggggggaaacgtCAGGAAGAGCTAGTGGAGGTGgtagaggatgatgatgatgaagaggagggagagaagagggcgaGACAGCGGTCACGGGGGGGGGTGGAagcgagagggaagagaggaagacaggagtggAAGGACTGCCAGGATCTGTTTGTGTCCTCTCCTGAACAAGAGGAA AAATCTCCCTACCCTGTATTTCATGCAGATACCAGTCAGCTAATTCTACTTAAACG GAGACTTGGCCTtagaagagaagaggaaagacTAGCAGAAAAACAACCACCTGACttactggaggagagggaggaagacgagAAGGAAGAACAGATGGATGATAaagagggtggagagaagagggaggaggaagaaaggATGGGGGAAGAAGTGGATGTCGGAGGCTTAGAAGTTCCAG AGACCCAACTCAGTGATGACAGCACTCGAGACCTCATGGTCATCAGCCCTGCACAG CCCCAGCCAGAGAGCCAGTCCCTGCCTCAGATCCAGACATTTCTTTCATCACCCCGTCCTCTGGAACAGCGTGAAGAGGGGATGTTGGTggttggagaggaggaggggcggAGGAGTAGCCCTGTGGGGATCCCTGCTGTAGGAAAGGATGTTCGGATGGAGGAGGATATCCCAGAGCCTTCCTTCCCTCGGAGCCCCAGCATGGACTGTCCCATGTGCATGCGTCTCTTCCCCCTGACGGAGATTGAGATGCACGCTGCCTACTGTGACGGTACCACCGGTATCATGGAGGAGGAAATGGCAGAGGAGAGCCACTCGCAGG TTTCAGTCAAGGCTCGTAGGAAGGGGACCAGAAGGGGAGAGATCATTGGAGAGGAGCAGCCCAGCTCTTCTGGCTCTGGCAA GGTGGTACAGGGAGAGAAGTGCTTCCTGTGTCAGCAACTATTTCCTCTCAAGAACCATGAGAAGCATGTAGAGGACTGCATCAAGAACAAAGAGGTCTCCAAGGCTGCACCCAGAGACGGACAG AGTGGAGACTTGCTGAGTGCTCTGGACCAGACAGAGCATATATATTCAG GGACTGCTGAGGCCGAACCATGTGATACTACCTTCAATAACCAACAAAG
- the LOC139537493 gene encoding BRCA1-A complex subunit RAP80-like isoform X4 → MPPRKKRENRDIDDCPRKRRRAQEEGNVVNSDSDEDEDFRPTSSSSRGESKRDKESRTRSNEMTEEEMLDLAMRLSKQEASSAALRQRQEEEAVRKAIAESLSADSPTHPHSESSLGSGSPTQQCQNSPPEGESSIQPPRHKLSYPNHGVADREGARGGGVHVGVAPSDRRGKKEGSPLLDMPDLSQTQKVYSQSSPLSQASISVPLPSSQEEGSSQRNLFGDRSANAIESQDYNNSTKSDSQSQLRIKSPGFPSTTASQANKPVLCLEKLSQDLLVDCQASGFLLKGHPSLTLPTKSQKSQFYQPKSPTFSNTPVFSKTERGVEPGQSSPSFPKRAMFSNSDSGEEEKEASPTVPKSLVFFKTDRGKAEEEGSPTSPKSTMISKSERGLEEKETFSGSPVFSRTDQIRDQGPQSCVERVSTTGDYEGGDRDDAVKSGDASECLPPRPRTTLSLNKRFVPIRKTAGVSDKAVDQEEREGESSQRTVNRISTPVKLATEEDLNSEELTLALETHPMQELTSNMALRWSDDDEEENGPEKSAHSPSPVFPQENDLLQPSNQGLSPNTHDHRSPQHRHSPCLVPKKRTHNFEGAACEEGESQSKCIQKKFTFKGMYGAPSPSLLRQAAGRRSQDEAKAESTSSHQPLASSSPLSPPTDGQGDGGVVCYYWGVPFCPRGQDPDAYTQVILSQLEVYEKSLKEAQRGLLKKAGWGEPVLPGPPEKPFSRRGRLERRRAPKLLEEERGGKRQEELVEVVEDDDDEEEGEKRARQRSRGGVEARGKRGRQEWKDCQDLFVSSPEQEEKSPYPVFHADTSQLILLKRRLGLRREEERLAEKQPPDLLEEREEDEKEEQMDDKEGGEKREEEERMGEEVDVGGLEVPETQLSDDSTRDLMVISPAQPQPESQSLPQIQTFLSSPRPLEQREEGMLVVGEEEGRRSSPVGIPAVGKDVRMEEDIPEPSFPRSPSMDCPMCMRLFPLTEIEMHAAYCDGTTGIMEEEMAEESHSQVKARRKGTRRGEIIGEEQPSSSGSGKVVQGEKCFLCQQLFPLKNHEKHVEDCIKNKEVSKAAPRDGQLFWSSVCGTIFQSGDLLSALDQTEHIYSGTAEAEPCDTTFNNQQSGLIDDLDTAESGGRGDFNAPGFRVSTLPIQSFTPVSEATDCLIDF, encoded by the exons ATGCCTCCTCGGAAAAAGCGAGAGAACAGAGACATTGATGATTGTCCCAGGAAACGACGACGAGCTCAGGAAGAGGGCAATGTTGTCAACTCAGACAGCGACGAG GATGAAGACTTCAGAccgacatcatcatcatcaagagGGGAGAGCAAACGGGACAAGGAGAGTAGAACACGATCAAACG AGATGACAGAGGAGGAGATGCTGGACCTGGCCATGAGACTGAGTAAACAGGAGGCCAGCAGCGCGGCTCTCCGGCAACGACAGGAGGAAGAGGCCGTGAGGAAGGCCATCGCTGAAAGCCTCTCC GCAGACAGCCCTACTCATCCCCACTCAGAATCTTCGCTCGGGTCAGGGAGCCCTACCCAACAATGTCAAAATTCTCctccagagggagagagcagcataCAGCCCCCCAGGCATAAACTCTCCTACCCTAACCATGGTGTGGCTGACAGGGAGGGAGCCCGCGGTGGAGGTGTTCATGTAGGGGTGGCTCCCTCAGACAGGAGGGGGAAGAAGGAGGGAAGCCCATTACTAGATATGCCTGACCTGTCTCAGACCCAGAAGGTCTACTCCCAGTCCTCCCCCCTCAGCCAAGCTTCCATCTCAGTGCCTCTCCCATCCTCACAG GAGGAGGGGTCTTCTCAGAGGAACCTTTTCGGAGACCGCTCAGCCAATGCAATAGAATCTCAGGACTACAACAACTCCACAAAGAGTGACTCCCAGTCCCAACTCAGGATCAAGTCCCCTGGTTTCCCTTCCACTACGGCTTCCCAAGCCAACAAACCTGTCCTGTGCCTGGAGAAGCTTAGCCAGGACCTCCTAGTAGACTGTCAGGCCTCTGGGTTCCTACTAAAGGGTCATCCCAGCTTAACACTTCCCACAAAGTCCCAGAAATCTCAATTTTATCAGCCCAAGAGCCCCACATTCTCCAATACCCCTGTGTTTTCCAAAACAGAGAGAGGTGTGGAACCAGGCCAAAGTAGTCCCTCCTTTCCTAAACGCGCCATGTTCTCTAATAGTGATTCAGGAGAGGAAGAAAAAGAGGCCAGTCCCACCGTTCCTAAAAGCCTGGTCTTTTTCAAGACTGATAGAGGAAAGGCAGAAGAAGAAGGGAGTCCAACTTCTCCTAAAAGCACCATGATCTCTAAGAGTGAAAGAGGACTAGAAGAGAAAGAGACCTTCTCCGGAAGTCCAGTCTTTTCCAGAACTGATCAGATAAGGGACCAGGGTCCACAGAGCTGTGTTGAACGTGTCTCTACAACAGGAGACTATGAGGGTGGAGACCGAGATGATGCTGTGAAGAGCGGGGATGCCTCCGAGTGCCTTCCACCACGCCCCAGAACAACCCTGTCCCTGAACAAGAGATTTGTGCCTATAAGGAAGACTGCTGGAGTTTCAGACAAAGCTGTTGACCAAGAGGAACGTGAGGGTGAATCCTCGCAGAGAACTGTAAACAGGATTAGCACGCCTGTAAAGTTGG CTACAGAAGAAGACCTTAATTCAGAGGAACTTACATTGGCTTTGGAGACTCATCCAATGCAGGAGTTAACCAGCAATATGGCGCTACGCTGGTCAGATGATGACGAAGAGGAAAATGGTCCTGAAAAG tcAGCTCACTCGCCCAGCCCAGTCTTCCCACAGGAGAATGACCTCCTTCAGCCAAGCAACCAGGGTCTCTCCCCAAACACCCACGACCACCGTTCCCCCCAACACAGACACAGCCCCTGCCTCGTCCCCAAGAAACGCACTCACAACTTCGAAGGCGCCGCGTGCGAGGAGGGGGAGAGCCAGTCCAAGTGCATCCAGAAGAAGTTCACCTTCAAGGGCATGTATGgagccccctctccctctcttctcagaCAGGCTGCCGGTAGAAGGAGCCAGGATGAGGCCAAAGCCGAAAGCACCTCTTCCCACCAGCCCCTGGCCTCctccagccccctctctccccccacagaCGGCCAGGGTGATGGGGGAGTGGTGTGCTACTATTGGGGTGTGCCTTTCTGTCCACGAGGGCAGGACCCAGACGCCTACACACAG GTGATCCTGTCCCAGCTGGAGGTGTATGAGAAGAGCCTGAAGGAGGCCCAGAGGGGTCTGCTGAAGAAGGCAGGCTGGGGGGAGCCAGTCCTCCCTGGGCCCCCAGAGAAACCCTTCTCCAGGAGGGGACGCCTCGAGAGACGCAGGGCCCCAAAACtcctggaagaggagagaggggggaaacgtCAGGAAGAGCTAGTGGAGGTGgtagaggatgatgatgatgaagaggagggagagaagagggcgaGACAGCGGTCACGGGGGGGGGTGGAagcgagagggaagagaggaagacaggagtggAAGGACTGCCAGGATCTGTTTGTGTCCTCTCCTGAACAAGAGGAA AAATCTCCCTACCCTGTATTTCATGCAGATACCAGTCAGCTAATTCTACTTAAACG GAGACTTGGCCTtagaagagaagaggaaagacTAGCAGAAAAACAACCACCTGACttactggaggagagggaggaagacgagAAGGAAGAACAGATGGATGATAaagagggtggagagaagagggaggaggaagaaaggATGGGGGAAGAAGTGGATGTCGGAGGCTTAGAAGTTCCAG AGACCCAACTCAGTGATGACAGCACTCGAGACCTCATGGTCATCAGCCCTGCACAG CCCCAGCCAGAGAGCCAGTCCCTGCCTCAGATCCAGACATTTCTTTCATCACCCCGTCCTCTGGAACAGCGTGAAGAGGGGATGTTGGTggttggagaggaggaggggcggAGGAGTAGCCCTGTGGGGATCCCTGCTGTAGGAAAGGATGTTCGGATGGAGGAGGATATCCCAGAGCCTTCCTTCCCTCGGAGCCCCAGCATGGACTGTCCCATGTGCATGCGTCTCTTCCCCCTGACGGAGATTGAGATGCACGCTGCCTACTGTGACGGTACCACCGGTATCATGGAGGAGGAAATGGCAGAGGAGAGCCACTCGCAGG TCAAGGCTCGTAGGAAGGGGACCAGAAGGGGAGAGATCATTGGAGAGGAGCAGCCCAGCTCTTCTGGCTCTGGCAA GGTGGTACAGGGAGAGAAGTGCTTCCTGTGTCAGCAACTATTTCCTCTCAAGAACCATGAGAAGCATGTAGAGGACTGCATCAAGAACAAAGAGGTCTCCAAGGCTGCACCCAGAGACGGACAG CTCTTCTGGTCTTCTGTCTGTGGGACGATCTTCCAGAGTGGAGACTTGCTGAGTGCTCTGGACCAGACAGAGCATATATATTCAG GGACTGCTGAGGCCGAACCATGTGATACTACCTTCAATAACCAACAAAG
- the LOC139537493 gene encoding BRCA1-A complex subunit RAP80-like isoform X2, whose product MPPRKKRENRDIDDCPRKRRRAQEEGNVVNSDSDEDEDFRPTSSSSRGESKRDKESRTRSNEMTEEEMLDLAMRLSKQEASSAALRQRQEEEAVRKAIAESLSVSADSPTHPHSESSLGSGSPTQQCQNSPPEGESSIQPPRHKLSYPNHGVADREGARGGGVHVGVAPSDRRGKKEGSPLLDMPDLSQTQKVYSQSSPLSQASISVPLPSSQEEGSSQRNLFGDRSANAIESQDYNNSTKSDSQSQLRIKSPGFPSTTASQANKPVLCLEKLSQDLLVDCQASGFLLKGHPSLTLPTKSQKSQFYQPKSPTFSNTPVFSKTERGVEPGQSSPSFPKRAMFSNSDSGEEEKEASPTVPKSLVFFKTDRGKAEEEGSPTSPKSTMISKSERGLEEKETFSGSPVFSRTDQIRDQGPQSCVERVSTTGDYEGGDRDDAVKSGDASECLPPRPRTTLSLNKRFVPIRKTAGVSDKAVDQEEREGESSQRTVNRISTPVKLATEEDLNSEELTLALETHPMQELTSNMALRWSDDDEEENGPEKSAHSPSPVFPQENDLLQPSNQGLSPNTHDHRSPQHRHSPCLVPKKRTHNFEGAACEEGESQSKCIQKKFTFKGMYGAPSPSLLRQAAGRRSQDEAKAESTSSHQPLASSSPLSPPTDGQGDGGVVCYYWGVPFCPRGQDPDAYTQVILSQLEVYEKSLKEAQRGLLKKAGWGEPVLPGPPEKPFSRRGRLERRRAPKLLEEERGGKRQEELVEVVEDDDDEEEGEKRARQRSRGGVEARGKRGRQEWKDCQDLFVSSPEQEEKSPYPVFHADTSQLILLKRRLGLRREEERLAEKQPPDLLEEREEDEKEEQMDDKEGGEKREEEERMGEEVDVGGLEVPETQLSDDSTRDLMVISPAQPQPESQSLPQIQTFLSSPRPLEQREEGMLVVGEEEGRRSSPVGIPAVGKDVRMEEDIPEPSFPRSPSMDCPMCMRLFPLTEIEMHAAYCDGTTGIMEEEMAEESHSQVKARRKGTRRGEIIGEEQPSSSGSGKVVQGEKCFLCQQLFPLKNHEKHVEDCIKNKEVSKAAPRDGQLFWSSVCGTIFQSGDLLSALDQTEHIYSGTAEAEPCDTTFNNQQSGLIDDLDTAESGGRGDFNAPGFRVSTLPIQSFTPVSEATDCLIDF is encoded by the exons ATGCCTCCTCGGAAAAAGCGAGAGAACAGAGACATTGATGATTGTCCCAGGAAACGACGACGAGCTCAGGAAGAGGGCAATGTTGTCAACTCAGACAGCGACGAG GATGAAGACTTCAGAccgacatcatcatcatcaagagGGGAGAGCAAACGGGACAAGGAGAGTAGAACACGATCAAACG AGATGACAGAGGAGGAGATGCTGGACCTGGCCATGAGACTGAGTAAACAGGAGGCCAGCAGCGCGGCTCTCCGGCAACGACAGGAGGAAGAGGCCGTGAGGAAGGCCATCGCTGAAAGCCTCTCCGTAAGT GCAGACAGCCCTACTCATCCCCACTCAGAATCTTCGCTCGGGTCAGGGAGCCCTACCCAACAATGTCAAAATTCTCctccagagggagagagcagcataCAGCCCCCCAGGCATAAACTCTCCTACCCTAACCATGGTGTGGCTGACAGGGAGGGAGCCCGCGGTGGAGGTGTTCATGTAGGGGTGGCTCCCTCAGACAGGAGGGGGAAGAAGGAGGGAAGCCCATTACTAGATATGCCTGACCTGTCTCAGACCCAGAAGGTCTACTCCCAGTCCTCCCCCCTCAGCCAAGCTTCCATCTCAGTGCCTCTCCCATCCTCACAG GAGGAGGGGTCTTCTCAGAGGAACCTTTTCGGAGACCGCTCAGCCAATGCAATAGAATCTCAGGACTACAACAACTCCACAAAGAGTGACTCCCAGTCCCAACTCAGGATCAAGTCCCCTGGTTTCCCTTCCACTACGGCTTCCCAAGCCAACAAACCTGTCCTGTGCCTGGAGAAGCTTAGCCAGGACCTCCTAGTAGACTGTCAGGCCTCTGGGTTCCTACTAAAGGGTCATCCCAGCTTAACACTTCCCACAAAGTCCCAGAAATCTCAATTTTATCAGCCCAAGAGCCCCACATTCTCCAATACCCCTGTGTTTTCCAAAACAGAGAGAGGTGTGGAACCAGGCCAAAGTAGTCCCTCCTTTCCTAAACGCGCCATGTTCTCTAATAGTGATTCAGGAGAGGAAGAAAAAGAGGCCAGTCCCACCGTTCCTAAAAGCCTGGTCTTTTTCAAGACTGATAGAGGAAAGGCAGAAGAAGAAGGGAGTCCAACTTCTCCTAAAAGCACCATGATCTCTAAGAGTGAAAGAGGACTAGAAGAGAAAGAGACCTTCTCCGGAAGTCCAGTCTTTTCCAGAACTGATCAGATAAGGGACCAGGGTCCACAGAGCTGTGTTGAACGTGTCTCTACAACAGGAGACTATGAGGGTGGAGACCGAGATGATGCTGTGAAGAGCGGGGATGCCTCCGAGTGCCTTCCACCACGCCCCAGAACAACCCTGTCCCTGAACAAGAGATTTGTGCCTATAAGGAAGACTGCTGGAGTTTCAGACAAAGCTGTTGACCAAGAGGAACGTGAGGGTGAATCCTCGCAGAGAACTGTAAACAGGATTAGCACGCCTGTAAAGTTGG CTACAGAAGAAGACCTTAATTCAGAGGAACTTACATTGGCTTTGGAGACTCATCCAATGCAGGAGTTAACCAGCAATATGGCGCTACGCTGGTCAGATGATGACGAAGAGGAAAATGGTCCTGAAAAG tcAGCTCACTCGCCCAGCCCAGTCTTCCCACAGGAGAATGACCTCCTTCAGCCAAGCAACCAGGGTCTCTCCCCAAACACCCACGACCACCGTTCCCCCCAACACAGACACAGCCCCTGCCTCGTCCCCAAGAAACGCACTCACAACTTCGAAGGCGCCGCGTGCGAGGAGGGGGAGAGCCAGTCCAAGTGCATCCAGAAGAAGTTCACCTTCAAGGGCATGTATGgagccccctctccctctcttctcagaCAGGCTGCCGGTAGAAGGAGCCAGGATGAGGCCAAAGCCGAAAGCACCTCTTCCCACCAGCCCCTGGCCTCctccagccccctctctccccccacagaCGGCCAGGGTGATGGGGGAGTGGTGTGCTACTATTGGGGTGTGCCTTTCTGTCCACGAGGGCAGGACCCAGACGCCTACACACAG GTGATCCTGTCCCAGCTGGAGGTGTATGAGAAGAGCCTGAAGGAGGCCCAGAGGGGTCTGCTGAAGAAGGCAGGCTGGGGGGAGCCAGTCCTCCCTGGGCCCCCAGAGAAACCCTTCTCCAGGAGGGGACGCCTCGAGAGACGCAGGGCCCCAAAACtcctggaagaggagagaggggggaaacgtCAGGAAGAGCTAGTGGAGGTGgtagaggatgatgatgatgaagaggagggagagaagagggcgaGACAGCGGTCACGGGGGGGGGTGGAagcgagagggaagagaggaagacaggagtggAAGGACTGCCAGGATCTGTTTGTGTCCTCTCCTGAACAAGAGGAA AAATCTCCCTACCCTGTATTTCATGCAGATACCAGTCAGCTAATTCTACTTAAACG GAGACTTGGCCTtagaagagaagaggaaagacTAGCAGAAAAACAACCACCTGACttactggaggagagggaggaagacgagAAGGAAGAACAGATGGATGATAaagagggtggagagaagagggaggaggaagaaaggATGGGGGAAGAAGTGGATGTCGGAGGCTTAGAAGTTCCAG AGACCCAACTCAGTGATGACAGCACTCGAGACCTCATGGTCATCAGCCCTGCACAG CCCCAGCCAGAGAGCCAGTCCCTGCCTCAGATCCAGACATTTCTTTCATCACCCCGTCCTCTGGAACAGCGTGAAGAGGGGATGTTGGTggttggagaggaggaggggcggAGGAGTAGCCCTGTGGGGATCCCTGCTGTAGGAAAGGATGTTCGGATGGAGGAGGATATCCCAGAGCCTTCCTTCCCTCGGAGCCCCAGCATGGACTGTCCCATGTGCATGCGTCTCTTCCCCCTGACGGAGATTGAGATGCACGCTGCCTACTGTGACGGTACCACCGGTATCATGGAGGAGGAAATGGCAGAGGAGAGCCACTCGCAGG TCAAGGCTCGTAGGAAGGGGACCAGAAGGGGAGAGATCATTGGAGAGGAGCAGCCCAGCTCTTCTGGCTCTGGCAA GGTGGTACAGGGAGAGAAGTGCTTCCTGTGTCAGCAACTATTTCCTCTCAAGAACCATGAGAAGCATGTAGAGGACTGCATCAAGAACAAAGAGGTCTCCAAGGCTGCACCCAGAGACGGACAG CTCTTCTGGTCTTCTGTCTGTGGGACGATCTTCCAGAGTGGAGACTTGCTGAGTGCTCTGGACCAGACAGAGCATATATATTCAG GGACTGCTGAGGCCGAACCATGTGATACTACCTTCAATAACCAACAAAG